A genomic window from Microbacterium sp. ET2 includes:
- the trxB gene encoding thioredoxin-disulfide reductase has product MRHVIIIGSGPAGYTAAIYAARANLEPLVIASSVEAGGELMNTTEVENFPGFPEGIQGPELMAKMQEQAEKFGAEVVYDDVVSLDLDGDVKRVTLGSGASHEADSIVFATGSAPRKIGIEGESRLSGRGVSYCATCDGFFFRERTIAVVGGGDSAMEEATFLTKFASKVYVIHRRDELRASKIMQERAFKNDKIEFVWNSEVVDILGEEAVTGLVLESTVDGSRRELALDGIFVAIGYDPRVHLVHGKLDLTDAGTVWVDGRSSRTSVSGVFAAGDVIDPTYRQAVTAAGSGTVAALDVEHYLAALGEAGEPAPDVAEIDNLPDADAA; this is encoded by the coding sequence GTGCGTCACGTCATCATCATCGGATCGGGCCCTGCCGGCTACACGGCGGCCATCTACGCGGCCCGGGCCAACCTCGAACCCCTCGTCATCGCCAGCTCGGTCGAGGCGGGCGGCGAACTGATGAACACCACCGAGGTGGAGAACTTCCCCGGGTTCCCCGAGGGCATCCAGGGCCCCGAACTCATGGCCAAGATGCAGGAGCAGGCCGAGAAGTTCGGTGCCGAGGTCGTCTACGACGACGTCGTATCACTCGACCTCGACGGAGACGTCAAGCGCGTCACTCTGGGCAGCGGCGCGTCTCACGAGGCCGATTCGATCGTCTTCGCCACAGGTTCTGCGCCGCGCAAGATCGGCATCGAGGGCGAGTCGCGTTTGTCGGGACGCGGTGTGTCGTACTGCGCCACCTGCGACGGCTTCTTCTTCCGCGAGCGGACCATCGCCGTCGTCGGCGGCGGAGACTCCGCGATGGAGGAGGCGACGTTCTTGACGAAGTTCGCTTCGAAGGTCTACGTCATCCACCGCCGGGACGAGCTTCGCGCCTCCAAGATCATGCAGGAGCGCGCGTTCAAGAACGACAAGATCGAGTTCGTGTGGAACAGCGAGGTCGTCGATATCCTCGGTGAGGAGGCCGTGACCGGTCTCGTCCTCGAGTCGACCGTCGACGGGTCGCGTCGTGAGCTCGCACTGGACGGGATCTTCGTCGCCATCGGCTACGACCCCCGTGTGCACCTGGTGCACGGCAAGCTCGATCTCACGGACGCGGGAACGGTGTGGGTCGACGGGCGGTCCTCTCGCACCTCTGTGTCGGGTGTCTTCGCCGCCGGCGACGTGATCGACCCGACCTATCGCCAGGCCGTCACGGCGGCAGGCAGTGGTACGGTCGCAGCTCTCGATGTGGAGCACTACCTCGCTGCGCTCGGCGAGGCCGGGGAGCCCGCACCCGACGTCGCGGAGATCGACAACCTGCCCGATGCCGACGCCGCCTGA
- a CDS encoding protein jag, which translates to MSDVAPVDARPLREEPSVEQLEEEGDIAADFIEGLLDIADVDGDLTLDVRGGRPYVSVEGDDGESLSLLSDPDTVQALQELTRIAVQNRTGRLSRVILDVGGSRDARQRELEKLVDRAIARLDEGATQASLPAMSSYERKLIHDIVAERGLVSESYGEGADRHTVIRRG; encoded by the coding sequence ATGTCTGACGTCGCGCCCGTTGACGCACGCCCGCTCCGCGAAGAGCCGTCCGTCGAGCAGCTCGAGGAGGAGGGCGATATCGCCGCCGACTTCATCGAGGGTCTGCTCGACATCGCTGACGTCGATGGCGATCTGACTCTGGATGTCCGCGGCGGCCGTCCGTATGTGTCAGTGGAGGGCGATGATGGGGAATCGCTTTCCCTGCTCTCGGACCCCGACACAGTCCAGGCCCTGCAGGAGTTGACGCGTATCGCGGTGCAGAATCGCACGGGTCGGCTGTCGCGTGTGATCCTCGACGTCGGTGGTTCCCGGGACGCGCGTCAGCGTGAGCTGGAGAAGCTGGTGGACCGGGCGATCGCGCGCCTGGACGAGGGTGCGACGCAGGCGTCTCTCCCAGCCATGTCGAGCTACGAGCGAAAGCTCATCCATGACATCGTCGCCGAGCGTGGCCTCGTCTCGGAGTCGTACGGCGAAGGTGCCGATCGTCACACCGTCATCCGACGTGGTTGA
- the trxA gene encoding thioredoxin: protein MTAKATTSATFEQDVLKADGPVLVDFWAEWCGPCRMVSPVLDQIQSENPEKITVLKLNVDENPDLAMKYQITSIPAMKVFNKGEVEKTIIGAKPKFALEQDLASYLS, encoded by the coding sequence ATGACTGCGAAGGCCACCACCTCCGCCACGTTCGAGCAGGATGTTCTGAAGGCCGACGGCCCTGTGCTCGTCGACTTCTGGGCCGAGTGGTGCGGACCGTGTCGCATGGTCTCGCCGGTGCTGGATCAGATCCAGTCCGAGAACCCCGAGAAGATCACGGTTCTCAAGCTGAACGTCGACGAGAACCCCGACCTCGCGATGAAGTACCAGATCACGTCGATCCCGGCGATGAAGGTCTTCAACAAGGGAGAGGTCGAGAAGACGATCATCGGCGCCAAGCCGAAGTTCGCCCTCGAGCAGGACCTGGCGTCCTACCTGTCCTGA
- a CDS encoding tryptophan synthase subunit alpha: MTSQDRSPRRRASLELLRAEASDELSVIVAERLRGGEDPWDFMEDLPTVDELVVFTLRAEHIEANGGVRLNASRHYRVLRQIALDYPPLTRAVWRLLGTDTPYRRWDAAVQADAS; the protein is encoded by the coding sequence GTGACATCCCAGGACCGCTCACCCCGCCGCCGCGCCAGCCTCGAACTCCTGCGCGCGGAAGCCTCGGACGAGCTATCCGTCATCGTCGCCGAGCGACTCCGCGGGGGCGAAGACCCTTGGGACTTCATGGAGGATCTCCCGACGGTGGACGAACTGGTGGTCTTCACCCTCCGTGCCGAGCACATCGAAGCCAATGGCGGCGTTCGACTGAACGCCTCGCGTCACTACCGCGTCCTCCGTCAGATCGCGCTGGACTACCCGCCGCTCACTCGGGCGGTGTGGCGACTCCTGGGAACCGACACCCCCTATCGTCGCTGGGACGCGGCGGTTCAAGCTGACGCCTCTTGA
- the murJ gene encoding murein biosynthesis integral membrane protein MurJ yields MSGIGRATVLIGAGTIVSRVTGLLRTIVLVAAIGSVGSRAADAFTIANQLPNNIYAIISTGILTAVIVPQIVRASADTDGGQRFISKLFTLGTVVLLVTTAIALLIAPWLIAVYADGFTADQLALATAFAYWCLPQIFFYGLYALVGETLNARRVFGPFTWAPIVNNVISIIGFGIFIAVFGSNLEFVDEWDATRVAILGGTATLGIVVQAALLLAFWRRTGIRVRPDFVWRGVGLGQVGRLAGWTFLMVLAGQLAGLVQTRVVSEASGDGASLTVMANAWLIFMLPYSIIVISIGTPYFTQLSEHAAAGREAEVRADVGRSIRTLGFFIVVATAAVAVAAVPASRIFTNSAGDAVEAAWVLLAYLVGLVPLAVLFTVQRTFYAYNDTRTPFFFTLFQCGVVVATAWAAGAAQQAGILPLESLAAAVALGQSFASLVQVIIATLLLRRRIGDIHVRGWMLSLGRFALAALPAAAVGWGCSCFWVGSTGGRCRIGSSGHSGPC; encoded by the coding sequence GTGAGCGGCATCGGGCGCGCAACCGTCCTCATCGGGGCCGGCACGATCGTCTCGCGGGTGACGGGGCTTCTCCGCACGATCGTGCTGGTCGCCGCGATCGGTTCGGTCGGCAGTCGCGCCGCCGACGCGTTCACCATCGCAAACCAGCTGCCGAACAACATCTACGCGATCATCTCCACCGGCATCCTCACCGCCGTGATCGTTCCGCAGATCGTCCGGGCCAGCGCCGACACCGACGGCGGGCAGCGCTTCATCTCCAAGCTGTTCACGCTCGGCACCGTGGTGCTGCTCGTCACCACGGCGATCGCCCTGCTCATCGCGCCGTGGCTGATCGCCGTCTACGCCGACGGCTTCACCGCCGACCAGCTCGCCCTCGCGACGGCGTTCGCCTACTGGTGTCTGCCGCAGATCTTCTTCTACGGTCTCTACGCGCTCGTCGGCGAGACCCTCAACGCGCGTCGCGTCTTCGGCCCGTTCACCTGGGCGCCGATCGTCAACAACGTCATCTCGATCATCGGCTTCGGGATCTTCATCGCCGTGTTCGGGTCAAATCTGGAATTCGTCGACGAATGGGATGCCACGCGCGTAGCCATTCTCGGCGGCACAGCGACCCTCGGCATCGTCGTGCAGGCGGCGCTGCTCCTCGCGTTCTGGCGTCGCACCGGCATCCGGGTTCGGCCCGACTTCGTGTGGCGCGGTGTCGGTCTCGGTCAGGTCGGCCGTCTTGCGGGCTGGACGTTCCTCATGGTGCTCGCCGGACAGCTCGCCGGGCTCGTTCAGACCCGTGTGGTGTCCGAGGCGTCGGGCGACGGCGCGTCGTTGACGGTCATGGCCAACGCCTGGCTGATCTTCATGCTCCCGTACTCGATCATCGTCATCTCGATCGGGACGCCCTACTTCACACAGCTCAGCGAGCATGCCGCCGCTGGCCGCGAGGCCGAAGTGCGTGCCGACGTCGGCCGCAGCATCCGCACCCTCGGCTTCTTCATCGTCGTCGCGACCGCCGCCGTCGCCGTCGCGGCCGTGCCCGCCTCACGCATCTTCACCAACTCCGCCGGTGACGCCGTCGAGGCGGCATGGGTTCTGCTGGCCTATCTCGTCGGGCTCGTGCCCCTGGCCGTGCTGTTCACCGTGCAGCGCACCTTCTATGCCTACAACGACACCCGCACGCCGTTCTTCTTCACCCTGTTCCAGTGCGGAGTCGTTGTCGCCACGGCGTGGGCGGCGGGCGCGGCGCAGCAGGCCGGCATCCTTCCGCTCGAGAGTCTTGCCGCCGCCGTGGCCCTGGGGCAGTCGTTCGCGAGCCTCGTGCAGGTGATCATCGCGACACTGCTGCTGCGGCGACGAATCGGCGACATCCACGTGCGGGGATGGATGCTCTCGCTCGGCCGGTTCGCGCTCGCCGCCCTTCCCGCCGCGGCCGTCGGCTGGGGGTGTTCCTGCTTCTGGGTGGGGTCGACGGGTGGGCGGTGTCGGATCGGTTCCTCGGGGCACTCGGGACCGTGCTGA
- a CDS encoding ParB/RepB/Spo0J family partition protein encodes MAKRTGLGRGIGALIPTSEPSEARPADVFFARSAVAVEERPVASPEAEPDTDTAASSHSNGSSPATPDDETANLVAVPGARLVQVDPHAIVPNPRQPRTHFDADDLAELVHSVREFGVLQPVVVRDLGDGSYELIMGERRTRAAREAGLATIPAVVRDTSDEHLLRDALLENLHRSQLNPLEEASAYQQLLEDFGITQEELAARIGRSRPQISNTIRLLKLPVPVQQRVAAGVLSAGHARAILSLPDDDAMQRLADKIVNEDLSVRAAESAAKLTDAGLIRSSRPKAGARRGHLDELAERLGDRLNTRVKISLNARKGQISIDFASIQDLNRILSELGENGYGDS; translated from the coding sequence ATGGCGAAGCGCACAGGACTCGGACGCGGCATCGGCGCGCTGATCCCCACCAGTGAACCCAGCGAGGCGCGGCCCGCCGACGTCTTCTTCGCCCGAAGCGCGGTCGCCGTCGAGGAGCGCCCGGTTGCGTCGCCGGAAGCTGAGCCGGACACCGATACGGCAGCTTCGTCGCACAGCAACGGGAGCTCCCCGGCCACCCCGGACGACGAGACCGCGAACCTCGTGGCCGTGCCGGGTGCTCGCCTCGTGCAGGTCGATCCACACGCGATCGTCCCGAACCCTCGGCAGCCCCGGACGCACTTCGACGCCGACGATCTGGCGGAGCTCGTACACAGCGTGCGGGAGTTCGGCGTCCTGCAGCCGGTCGTCGTCCGCGACCTCGGCGACGGCTCCTACGAACTCATCATGGGAGAGCGACGCACCCGCGCAGCGCGCGAGGCGGGCCTGGCCACCATCCCCGCTGTTGTGCGTGACACGTCCGACGAGCATCTGCTCCGCGATGCCCTCCTGGAAAACCTTCACCGATCGCAGCTGAACCCGCTCGAGGAGGCATCTGCGTACCAGCAGCTTCTCGAGGACTTCGGCATCACCCAGGAGGAGTTGGCGGCCCGTATCGGACGGTCGCGGCCGCAGATCAGCAACACCATCCGTCTGCTCAAGCTCCCCGTACCGGTCCAGCAGCGCGTCGCCGCAGGTGTGCTGAGCGCAGGCCATGCTCGCGCCATCCTCTCCCTCCCTGACGATGACGCGATGCAGCGTCTGGCCGACAAGATCGTCAACGAGGACCTCTCGGTGCGGGCCGCGGAATCGGCTGCGAAGCTCACGGACGCCGGTCTGATCCGCTCCTCACGCCCGAAGGCCGGCGCACGACGCGGCCACCTCGACGAGCTCGCGGAACGGCTCGGAGATCGCCTCAACACCCGCGTGAAGATTTCGTTGAACGCGAGAAAAGGCCAGATCAGCATCGATTTTGCGAGCATCCAGGATCTCAATCGAATCCTGTCCGAGCTGGGGGAAAACGGGTACGGCGACAGCTGA
- a CDS encoding ParA family protein, with product MNEASGAFHVEHAEDRTPAASVTFDDTPLARELADLSARRRRLEGVDVQFSGKTRVFTVANQKGGVGKTTTTVNLAAALASLGARVLVIDLDPQGNASTALGVPHDADTPSIYDVLIDDFPLADIIQTSPESDDLLCAPSTIHLAGAEIELVSQVAREHRLRTAVDDFLATTTERLDFVLIDCPPSLGLLTINAFAAGHELLIPIQCEYYALEGLSQLLGTVRMIQKHLNPRLHLSTIMLTMYDGRTRLAQQVAEEVRQHFPKEVLQTVIPRSVRVSEAPSFGQTVIAYDGQSAGAVAYREAAVEVLRRESTTQHEGDA from the coding sequence ATGAACGAAGCGAGCGGAGCGTTTCACGTGGAACACGCCGAAGACCGGACGCCCGCAGCATCCGTCACCTTCGACGACACACCCCTTGCTCGCGAACTCGCCGATCTGTCGGCTCGTCGCCGGCGGCTGGAGGGGGTGGACGTCCAGTTCTCGGGGAAGACCCGAGTCTTCACCGTCGCTAACCAGAAGGGCGGCGTCGGGAAGACCACGACGACGGTGAATCTCGCCGCTGCCTTGGCATCGCTTGGCGCGCGCGTGCTTGTCATCGACCTTGATCCTCAGGGCAACGCCTCGACAGCGCTCGGAGTTCCGCACGACGCGGACACTCCGAGTATCTACGACGTGCTCATCGACGATTTCCCGCTCGCCGACATCATCCAGACGAGTCCGGAATCCGATGATCTCCTCTGCGCACCCAGCACGATCCACCTGGCCGGCGCCGAGATCGAGCTCGTTTCCCAGGTCGCCCGGGAGCACAGACTCCGCACCGCAGTCGACGATTTCCTCGCTACGACCACCGAGCGCCTCGATTTCGTCCTGATCGACTGTCCGCCCTCACTCGGGCTGCTGACGATCAATGCGTTCGCGGCCGGGCACGAGCTCCTCATCCCCATCCAGTGCGAGTACTACGCGCTCGAGGGATTGAGCCAGCTGCTCGGCACGGTGCGCATGATCCAGAAGCACCTCAATCCCCGACTGCATCTCTCGACCATCATGCTGACCATGTACGACGGGCGTACCCGTCTGGCGCAGCAGGTGGCCGAAGAGGTGCGACAGCACTTCCCGAAAGAGGTGCTGCAGACCGTGATCCCGCGCTCTGTCCGCGTGTCGGAGGCGCCGAGCTTCGGACAGACGGTCATCGCCTACGACGGCCAGTCCGCCGGCGCGGTCGCTTACCGCGAGGCAGCGGTGGAGGTACTCCGCCGCGAGAGCACGACCCAGCATGAAGGAGACGCCTGA
- a CDS encoding DUF6049 family protein, with product MTLSPSDPRARSRRGTRARWSAAVAAFATLLTLTGAPAGATAAVPAGPSVSTTQQGRTAATPSPTPTPSDDVPALSGEVTLLVAPIGGGIVGAGQPLTASVTVDNGTELPTVGAEAVLSVGLEALPNRGALDGWLAGSDGATVQEAGRAPVEPVASGARETIPVTVVADDPVLAGRAPGVYPITARVAGAEGDLEARSVIVVPDPAATAAVAAVVPITAPALSAGLLTADELAALTAPGGDLDAQLTGVEGTAAILAIDPAIPASIRVLGDSAPEQAVEWLERLLSLPNSRFATQFGDADVATQLRAGLTVPLQPTSLLSYMDADDFAPGDDETAADGADGDETGESNPSGAPSAGGSPTPGATTGVPSATPSAPADPSAPVYPDLAELLSIGSAREAVYWPAGDGVAPDTITGLAPLGTENSPALTLVPSVRTAAGADGAAVAARGDAEGAGVLVYDSRLSDALQTASLLDDAVLRGAELATASAELAFAKADAAGEALMVAFDRSSTRSYVALDTAIAAALEAPGVTALSLPGLVAIPPTTAEIIALTDDEAALEAERAAATSALIDDEARIGRFSSIMDDPQLLTGPERAELLQLLGVSWLTTPAARTLALTEHRTATEETLSAVEMLPPSTTQLISADSALRPWVRNDLPWPVNLELRAAPDDVRLDVQELTAFTVPAGSNARVEIPVQARLGNGEVRVDLQLRSPTLEPIGQTQWVEVVVSAEWESIGLIVLATLVGIFLVIGVIRTIRRLRHRKTADDADDASASEPAERAP from the coding sequence ATGACGCTGAGCCCCTCCGATCCGCGGGCGAGATCCCGACGCGGCACGCGCGCCCGCTGGAGCGCGGCGGTCGCCGCGTTCGCGACCCTGCTGACCCTCACCGGGGCGCCTGCCGGCGCGACAGCCGCGGTGCCGGCCGGCCCATCGGTCTCGACGACGCAGCAGGGGCGAACAGCAGCCACCCCCAGTCCGACGCCGACGCCGTCCGACGACGTGCCGGCGCTCTCGGGGGAGGTGACGCTCCTCGTCGCTCCGATCGGCGGTGGCATCGTGGGGGCCGGTCAGCCGCTCACCGCATCGGTGACGGTCGACAACGGCACCGAGCTGCCCACCGTCGGGGCCGAGGCTGTTCTCTCGGTCGGCCTCGAGGCGCTGCCGAACCGCGGCGCGCTCGACGGGTGGCTCGCGGGCAGCGATGGCGCCACCGTGCAGGAGGCCGGCAGGGCACCGGTCGAGCCGGTCGCGTCCGGCGCGAGAGAGACCATCCCTGTCACCGTCGTCGCAGATGACCCCGTCCTCGCCGGGAGAGCCCCCGGCGTCTACCCGATCACCGCGCGGGTCGCCGGCGCCGAGGGCGACCTCGAGGCCCGCAGCGTCATCGTGGTTCCCGACCCCGCCGCCACCGCCGCCGTCGCCGCCGTGGTGCCGATCACCGCCCCCGCACTGTCGGCGGGGCTCCTCACCGCCGACGAACTCGCCGCCCTCACCGCCCCCGGTGGCGATCTCGACGCCCAGCTGACCGGCGTCGAAGGAACGGCCGCGATCCTCGCGATCGATCCGGCCATCCCCGCCAGCATCCGCGTCCTCGGGGACAGCGCCCCGGAGCAGGCCGTCGAGTGGCTCGAGCGCCTGCTCTCGCTGCCGAACTCGCGATTCGCGACCCAGTTCGGCGACGCCGACGTCGCCACGCAGTTGCGGGCCGGGTTGACCGTGCCCCTACAGCCGACATCGCTGCTGTCGTACATGGACGCCGACGACTTCGCCCCGGGGGACGACGAGACCGCTGCAGACGGCGCGGACGGAGACGAGACCGGCGAGAGCAACCCGTCGGGTGCGCCGAGCGCAGGTGGCTCACCCACCCCGGGTGCGACCACCGGAGTCCCATCCGCCACCCCGTCCGCGCCCGCCGACCCCTCGGCCCCCGTCTACCCCGACCTCGCCGAGCTGCTGTCGATCGGCTCGGCGCGTGAGGCGGTGTACTGGCCCGCCGGGGATGGGGTGGCACCCGATACCATCACCGGACTCGCGCCGCTCGGTACCGAGAACTCGCCGGCGCTCACGCTCGTGCCCTCCGTCCGCACCGCGGCCGGCGCGGACGGGGCCGCCGTCGCGGCCCGCGGAGACGCGGAAGGTGCGGGCGTGCTCGTCTACGACAGCCGCCTCTCCGACGCGTTGCAGACCGCCTCGCTCCTCGATGACGCGGTCCTGCGCGGCGCAGAGCTCGCCACGGCCAGCGCAGAGCTCGCCTTCGCCAAAGCCGACGCCGCCGGGGAAGCGCTCATGGTGGCCTTCGACCGTTCGTCGACCCGCTCCTACGTCGCCCTCGACACCGCGATCGCCGCCGCGCTCGAGGCGCCGGGCGTGACGGCCCTCTCCCTTCCGGGGCTCGTCGCCATACCGCCGACGACGGCCGAGATTATCGCGCTTACCGACGATGAGGCCGCTCTCGAAGCCGAGCGTGCTGCCGCGACATCCGCTCTCATCGACGACGAGGCCCGGATCGGCCGGTTCTCGAGCATCATGGACGACCCCCAGCTGCTCACCGGACCCGAGCGCGCTGAGCTGCTGCAGCTGCTCGGGGTGTCATGGCTCACCACCCCCGCCGCCCGCACCCTCGCGCTCACCGAGCACCGCACCGCGACCGAGGAGACCCTCTCGGCGGTGGAGATGCTCCCGCCGAGCACGACGCAGCTCATCAGTGCCGACTCGGCGCTGCGTCCCTGGGTGCGCAACGACCTCCCGTGGCCGGTGAATCTCGAGCTGCGCGCCGCCCCCGACGACGTCCGCCTCGACGTGCAGGAGTTGACGGCCTTCACCGTTCCCGCCGGATCGAACGCCCGCGTCGAGATCCCCGTCCAGGCACGGCTGGGAAACGGCGAGGTGCGGGTCGATCTCCAGCTGCGAAGCCCCACGCTCGAGCCGATCGGGCAGACGCAGTGGGTCGAGGTCGTCGTCAGCGCCGAGTGGGAGTCGATCGGCCTGATCGTGCTCGCCACGCTCGTCGGGATCTTCCTCGTCATCGGGGTGATCCGCACCATCCGGCGCCTGCGCCACCGGAAGACGGCGGATGACGCGGACGACGCGTCGGCTTCTGAACCCGCCGAGCGGGCGCCGTGA
- the yidC gene encoding membrane protein insertase YidC: MDLIGIILWPLKWVVELVLVAWHALFTAVGLPPADGITWVLSIVGLVIVVRAALIPLFVRQIKSQRKMMEIAPELRKVQEKYRGKRDQLSREAMSRETMALYKKHGTTPVSSCLPLLVQMPIFFALFSVLNDVTRHADAGIGGVGLLNAELTQQFYDAKLFGVASLHETLINAFESNNITAIVILLTLVVLMIVSQFFTQLQIISKNLSPEAKTGQAYQMQKIMLYVLPFAFVFSGVFFPLGVVIYWFVSNLWTMGQQFLVIREMPTPGSDAAKAREERLARKGKAIDSSGKVVPIEKFQAEQQRLLEEAERAKATQPKRQQPMSKQRAKKQQRPNSQAGQKPDPAAS; encoded by the coding sequence ATGGATCTCATCGGCATCATCCTCTGGCCCCTGAAATGGGTGGTCGAGCTCGTGCTCGTCGCATGGCACGCCCTCTTCACCGCGGTGGGGCTTCCGCCGGCCGACGGCATCACCTGGGTGCTGTCGATCGTCGGTCTCGTCATCGTCGTGCGCGCGGCGCTGATCCCGCTGTTCGTCCGACAGATCAAGAGCCAGCGGAAGATGATGGAAATTGCTCCTGAACTGCGAAAAGTTCAGGAGAAGTATCGCGGCAAGCGCGACCAACTCTCTCGCGAGGCCATGAGCCGCGAGACCATGGCGCTGTACAAGAAGCACGGCACGACGCCTGTCTCGAGCTGTCTGCCGCTCCTCGTGCAGATGCCGATCTTCTTCGCGCTGTTCAGCGTGCTCAACGACGTGACCCGTCATGCCGATGCCGGAATCGGCGGCGTCGGGCTGCTCAATGCCGAGCTCACGCAGCAGTTCTACGACGCCAAGCTCTTCGGTGTGGCCTCGCTGCACGAGACCCTGATCAACGCGTTCGAATCGAACAACATCACGGCGATCGTCATCCTGCTGACACTCGTCGTCCTGATGATCGTCTCGCAGTTCTTCACCCAGCTGCAGATCATCTCCAAGAACCTGTCCCCCGAGGCCAAGACCGGCCAGGCGTACCAGATGCAGAAGATCATGCTCTACGTCCTGCCCTTCGCCTTCGTCTTCTCCGGCGTCTTCTTCCCGCTGGGTGTGGTGATCTACTGGTTCGTGTCGAACCTGTGGACCATGGGTCAGCAGTTCCTCGTCATCCGTGAGATGCCGACGCCCGGTTCGGACGCGGCGAAGGCACGCGAGGAGCGGCTCGCGCGGAAGGGCAAGGCCATCGATTCGTCGGGCAAGGTCGTCCCGATCGAGAAGTTCCAGGCCGAGCAGCAGCGTCTGCTCGAGGAAGCGGAGCGGGCGAAGGCGACGCAGCCCAAGCGTCAGCAGCCGATGAGCAAGCAGCGAGCCAAGAAGCAGCAGCGCCCCAACTCGCAGGCGGGGCAGAAGCCCGATCCTGCGGCCAGCTGA
- the rsmG gene encoding 16S rRNA (guanine(527)-N(7))-methyltransferase RsmG, producing the protein MPIVTPSSDVVDESVPRETPVTVEAEPAAAVLLFGGEIDRARRFTEALAQHGEERGLIGPLELPRLWTRHVLNSAIAAPLFPAGRVGDVGSGAGLPGLVLAIMRPDIQWVLIEPMERRVAWLSEQVEELGLTNVDVVRARAEEWSEGATLDAVTARAVSALRTLLPLTAPLVRDGGELIFLKGRNAQAEIEAATKQLRKFHVVDAHVELLGEGVLSEPTRALRARISR; encoded by the coding sequence GTGCCGATCGTCACACCGTCATCCGACGTGGTTGACGAGAGCGTTCCACGTGAAACCCCGGTGACGGTCGAGGCCGAGCCGGCGGCTGCCGTGTTGCTGTTCGGGGGCGAGATCGATCGTGCTCGGCGGTTCACCGAGGCGCTGGCGCAGCACGGCGAGGAGCGGGGCCTGATCGGTCCGCTCGAACTCCCCCGGCTGTGGACGCGCCATGTCCTCAACAGCGCCATCGCCGCACCGTTGTTCCCGGCCGGACGAGTCGGTGACGTCGGCTCCGGCGCGGGTCTTCCCGGATTGGTCTTGGCGATCATGCGTCCGGACATCCAGTGGGTGCTCATCGAGCCGATGGAGCGCCGTGTGGCCTGGCTGTCCGAGCAGGTGGAGGAGCTGGGGCTGACGAACGTCGACGTGGTGCGTGCGCGCGCGGAAGAGTGGTCGGAGGGTGCGACTCTCGACGCCGTCACAGCGCGTGCGGTAAGTGCTCTCCGTACTCTGTTGCCTCTGACTGCTCCGCTGGTGCGCGATGGTGGCGAGCTGATCTTCCTCAAGGGTCGGAACGCGCAAGCCGAGATCGAGGCGGCGACGAAGCAGCTACGGAAGTTCCATGTCGTGGATGCGCACGTCGAACTCCTGGGCGAGGGCGTGCTGTCCGAGCCGACACGCGCTCTGCGCGCTCGCATCTCCCGCTGA